A single genomic interval of Syntrophobotulus glycolicus DSM 8271 harbors:
- a CDS encoding AAA family ATPase produces MEATAAKAYTGEIKTLADKVNEYIKREGKTITDLASTINYSRTTVSRYLSGKYDSDATELEAKLTAFLAEVTGEELVAATAERAKVVNFTKRKSFFESRDAQNIIGVCNSCQEYIGLGIVVGKSGFGKTHALKYYSKMPRVAYIECDDTMSSRDLVESIERALGIPTTYGTIWKRVNGIREFFNVNRGYLLIIDEADKLISKYTQKKMEILRAIFDQSDVGMVIAGEPKLEAQIKSYLTRFANRVDFYASLKGLSGKEVDNFLEGYEVEEDALAELKSRACNHQTGCFRLLDRTLNNVFRIMKERGESRITLTIINQASNMMML; encoded by the coding sequence ATGGAAGCAACGGCAGCAAAAGCCTACACAGGCGAAATTAAAACTCTTGCAGACAAGGTCAACGAGTACATTAAACGCGAAGGCAAGACCATCACAGACCTCGCGAGCACCATCAACTATTCACGGACGACGGTCTCCCGGTATCTTTCCGGGAAATACGACAGCGACGCGACGGAGCTTGAAGCGAAGCTCACCGCCTTCCTCGCGGAGGTAACGGGTGAGGAGCTCGTTGCCGCAACTGCCGAAAGAGCGAAGGTCGTCAATTTCACAAAGCGGAAGAGCTTCTTTGAGAGCCGGGACGCGCAGAACATCATCGGCGTATGCAATTCCTGTCAGGAGTACATCGGGCTCGGCATCGTGGTCGGAAAGTCTGGCTTCGGCAAGACCCACGCCCTCAAGTATTACTCCAAGATGCCCCGGGTCGCCTATATCGAATGCGACGACACCATGAGCTCAAGAGACCTCGTGGAGTCCATCGAAAGGGCTCTCGGCATCCCTACCACCTACGGGACGATATGGAAGCGCGTTAACGGAATCAGGGAGTTCTTCAACGTCAATCGCGGTTATCTGCTTATTATCGACGAGGCGGACAAGCTCATCTCCAAGTACACACAAAAGAAGATGGAAATTCTCCGGGCCATATTCGACCAGTCCGATGTCGGCATGGTCATCGCGGGCGAGCCGAAGCTCGAAGCGCAGATAAAGTCCTACCTCACCCGCTTCGCGAATCGCGTCGACTTTTACGCAAGCCTCAAGGGGCTCTCCGGCAAGGAGGTCGATAACTTCCTCGAAGGTTACGAAGTCGAGGAGGACGCCCTTGCGGAGCTGAAGTCCCGGGCGTGCAACCATCAAACAGGCTGCTTCCGACTCCTCGACCGCACGCTCAACAACGTTTTCCGCATCATGAAGGAGCGCGGGGAGTCCAGAATCACGCTGACCATCATCAATCAAGCATCTAACATGATGATGCTTTAA
- a CDS encoding Mu transposase C-terminal domain-containing protein: MPETFVTLETAAELEGIKYNTLVQRIKRNPKAFKTLTEPGENGGKDRVTVALSSLSTKARKAHKAAKKVDGRDVVIEQKAQEAPWYLDIDLNWYIESHKREYYEAVELSKQIQEFVAYGEGERTAFAEEFAARLGVSQRTLYRYAEGYLEASAWALKLEKEEGRNFDFFKVLTLCRKPKQSYTFPSLTDKQKAIIENIWFNKDFAQNQGTIEMLYTKFEEVAKESGWEGYPSIKTVARYIKYIMDELRGRNAHYLAANGMREFKNARMLKGKRDASALAVMEFVQGDGHTFDCWVQYTSPNGKIKAIRPKLVAWVDTRSRCIMGDVMCVDANSQILKESLVKMLYSNPGGVPKHLHIDNGKDYTAETNTGQNRKERKMQELDFDSETKGFYRSIGIEDWSRSLPYEPWGKAQMERFFGTVCSMFTKWMASYVGTLTGSKTSGKRKKDIPGMLERGELLTMEEFYALWTKWKNEKYHVREHRGLKDAREKWVTPIELFENAERYVKAAPLREYAAMLLMKADTALVRNQGIIKFGTLYTDYELCHYIGQTVNIKWDIDDVTKLYVFDKNGKKICEAVSAELLQFAPRMSQATLEEHLKKQKRQIRETKEDLEWYQTPYELRVQDGQGTPAVVGGLDLAVRAKRNDNLIQLPDDKEFREELKAGSVSKKQKQHKDSDDEFFNQKAQSVLERLRALG; this comes from the coding sequence TTGCCGGAAACATTCGTCACACTGGAAACAGCGGCAGAGCTTGAAGGAATCAAGTACAACACATTAGTCCAAAGAATCAAGCGCAATCCAAAAGCGTTCAAGACATTAACGGAGCCGGGAGAGAACGGCGGCAAAGACCGGGTAACGGTCGCCCTGTCCTCCCTCTCCACCAAAGCAAGGAAGGCCCACAAGGCAGCAAAAAAAGTAGACGGGAGGGATGTTGTTATCGAACAGAAGGCACAAGAGGCCCCGTGGTATCTCGATATCGACCTCAATTGGTACATAGAGAGTCACAAGCGGGAATATTATGAGGCGGTCGAGCTCTCAAAGCAGATTCAGGAGTTCGTCGCTTATGGAGAAGGTGAGCGCACGGCTTTCGCCGAGGAGTTCGCCGCAAGGCTTGGAGTCAGTCAGCGGACGCTCTACCGCTACGCCGAGGGATACCTCGAAGCGAGCGCGTGGGCTCTGAAGCTTGAAAAGGAAGAGGGCCGGAATTTCGACTTCTTCAAGGTGCTCACCCTATGCCGGAAACCGAAGCAGTCGTACACCTTTCCAAGCTTGACGGACAAGCAGAAGGCTATTATTGAGAACATTTGGTTTAATAAGGACTTCGCACAGAATCAGGGCACGATTGAGATGCTTTACACGAAATTCGAGGAGGTCGCCAAGGAGAGCGGATGGGAAGGCTATCCCTCCATCAAGACAGTGGCCCGGTATATCAAGTACATCATGGACGAGCTCCGGGGACGCAACGCCCACTATCTCGCCGCCAACGGAATGAGAGAGTTCAAAAATGCCCGGATGCTCAAGGGTAAGCGTGACGCTTCGGCCCTCGCGGTCATGGAGTTCGTACAGGGCGACGGCCACACCTTCGACTGCTGGGTGCAGTACACAAGCCCGAACGGGAAAATCAAGGCAATCCGACCGAAGCTTGTTGCATGGGTTGACACACGGAGCCGCTGCATCATGGGCGATGTGATGTGTGTCGACGCCAACTCGCAGATACTCAAGGAAAGCCTCGTCAAGATGCTCTACTCCAATCCGGGCGGCGTGCCGAAACACCTGCACATTGACAACGGCAAGGACTACACAGCGGAGACCAACACAGGGCAAAACCGCAAGGAGCGCAAGATGCAGGAACTTGACTTCGACAGCGAAACAAAAGGCTTCTACCGCTCCATAGGGATTGAAGACTGGTCAAGGTCTCTCCCTTATGAGCCGTGGGGCAAGGCGCAAATGGAGCGTTTCTTCGGGACGGTGTGCAGTATGTTCACAAAATGGATGGCCTCCTATGTCGGCACACTCACCGGGTCGAAAACTTCGGGTAAGCGGAAGAAGGACATCCCCGGAATGCTTGAGCGCGGTGAGCTCCTCACAATGGAAGAGTTTTACGCACTCTGGACAAAGTGGAAGAACGAGAAGTACCACGTCCGGGAACACCGGGGCCTTAAAGATGCTCGCGAGAAATGGGTCACTCCGATTGAGCTCTTTGAGAACGCCGAGCGGTACGTCAAAGCAGCTCCTCTGAGGGAATATGCAGCGATGCTCCTAATGAAGGCCGACACCGCCCTCGTCCGCAATCAAGGGATTATCAAGTTCGGCACGCTCTACACGGATTATGAGCTCTGCCACTACATCGGGCAGACCGTCAACATCAAATGGGACATCGATGACGTCACCAAGCTCTATGTCTTTGACAAGAACGGCAAGAAGATTTGCGAGGCTGTCTCGGCTGAACTACTACAGTTCGCGCCCCGCATGTCACAGGCCACGCTCGAAGAGCACCTCAAGAAGCAAAAGCGGCAGATTCGCGAGACGAAAGAAGACCTTGAGTGGTATCAAACACCATACGAGCTCCGGGTGCAGGACGGACAAGGCACTCCCGCCGTGGTCGGCGGTTTAGACCTCGCGGTCAGGGCTAAGAGGAACGACAACCTTATCCAGCTCCCGGACGATAAGGAGTTCCGTGAGGAGCTCAAGGCCGGAAGTGTTTCTAAGAAGCAAAAGCAGCACAAGGACTCCGATGACGAGTTCTTCAATCAAAAGGCTCAATCAGTCCTTGAGAGACTGAGAGCACTCGGATAA
- a CDS encoding helix-turn-helix domain-containing protein, giving the protein MQRNKRQLTAFGVLVKKTLIEKGMTQVQLAQEVGTSNKYLNLILYGDRSGDKYLQGIARVLDLDPESFKKIA; this is encoded by the coding sequence ATGCAGCGCAACAAGAGACAACTGACCGCCTTCGGCGTGTTGGTTAAGAAAACGCTCATAGAAAAAGGCATGACACAGGTGCAGCTCGCACAAGAGGTCGGAACAAGCAACAAGTACCTCAATCTCATCCTATACGGAGACAGGTCGGGGGATAAGTACCTCCAAGGTATCGCGAGGGTGCTTGATTTAGACCCGGAATCGTTTAAAAAAATAGCATGA
- a CDS encoding DUF6906 family protein, translating to MKHGKRPTRAQKIRLKEAGLNYENWLVVKATTEGLEVVHKYSGKTRTIPATLGKQSGGERRKRNENNPSVPQRTERYGMA from the coding sequence TTGAAACACGGAAAGCGTCCGACACGGGCTCAGAAGATACGCCTTAAAGAGGCCGGACTGAATTATGAGAACTGGCTCGTCGTGAAGGCGACGACCGAAGGGCTCGAAGTGGTACACAAATACTCGGGTAAGACAAGAACAATCCCCGCAACGCTCGGAAAACAGAGCGGCGGCGAAAGGAGGAAACGGAATGAAAACAATCCTTCAGTACCTCAAAGAACAGAAAGATATGGCATGGCATAA
- a CDS encoding helix-turn-helix domain-containing protein: MIEIEKVGERIAARLAELNQIQADLCRATGMSNNAISQYVTGKRTPDTLSLYKIASSLGVSMEWILTGENKQGRVNTTNERAGLMELTKKEADLIAMFRALDDRDKEYVNSTIEMLYSKAVKKGTLSGSMSGGTGEEAAASEAV; the protein is encoded by the coding sequence ATGATAGAAATTGAAAAGGTAGGGGAAAGGATAGCGGCCCGTCTCGCAGAGCTCAATCAAATACAGGCCGACCTTTGCCGAGCAACTGGAATGTCTAACAACGCTATCAGTCAGTACGTCACAGGAAAGCGCACGCCTGACACGCTCTCGCTTTATAAAATTGCTTCTTCTTTGGGTGTTTCGATGGAATGGATTCTAACAGGTGAGAACAAACAAGGGAGGGTTAATACAACAAATGAGAGGGCGGGCTTAATGGAACTAACCAAAAAGGAGGCCGACCTTATTGCTATGTTTCGCGCGCTGGACGACCGCGACAAGGAGTATGTTAATAGCACTATTGAGATGCTTTACAGTAAAGCAGTTAAAAAGGGAACGTTATCCGGCTCGATGAGTGGAGGAACAGGGGAAGAGGCAGCCGCAAGTGAAGCTGTTTAA